The following coding sequences lie in one Oceanicola sp. 502str15 genomic window:
- a CDS encoding sarcosine oxidase subunit alpha family protein, protein MSTRLPAGGRLIDRSRTIGFSFNGKQYQGFAGDSLAAALLANNHVVMGRSFKYHRPRGVVASGAEEPNALVGLGEGGRFEPNQRATTTELFDGLKAISQNHWPSLDFDIGAINAALSRFLPAGFYYKTFIHPRAAWKHLFEPFIRKSAGLGKPSNPGDPDRYEHAFVHTDLLIIGGGIAGLQAALTAAGTGAKVLLLEQEAHWGGRAPVDGAEIEGAPAQEWINDAIQTLESAPNVTLRNRCMGSGVYDHGYALAYERCTDHAPGAAGPRHRLWRIRAGQIITATGALERPLSFPGNDRPGVMLASALRDYIVNYGVSPGDRVVIVTNNDDAYRTALAVKNSGLTVPCILDARPSSEGPLAQACREAGIRVESGKAIAAVGMRGKRLKSVDICAQAGEGAVLETVECEAVAMSGGWSPVVHLWSHCGGKLLWSEENFHFYPDVTRFPTGDGGQQYVRTAGIASGAMLTHQVLEDASKNAVAALADLGHAAQSWRPSRTGQEEAPMAPVWVMPQGASKAKKSKMWLDFQNDVKVSDVELAAQEGYQSVEHTKRYTTLGMATDQGKLSNINGLAVLSGALNQPIPQTGTTTFRPPYTPISMGVIAGPGTGNTFQPLRKTPMHDWHEAHGAAWEPVGQWRRPYCYPKAGESREAAVSREVRNTRESLGLLDASTLGKILVTGPDAGKFLDMLYTNMMSTLKPGKCRYGLMCNENGFLMDDGVVAKLNENSYLVHTTSGGADHIHAHMEDWLQCEWWDWKVYTANLTEQYAQIAVVGPNARKLLEKLGDMDVGKEALPFMAHAEGTLAGLPVRAFRISFSGELSYEIAVPANRGLELWEKLVEAGKEWNITPYGTEALHVMRAEKGFIMIGDETDGTVIPQDLNLHWAISKKKADFLGKRAQERSHMASPDRWKLVGLETIDGSVLPDGAYALGEGTNENDQRVTQGRVTSTYHSPTLGRGIAMGLVHNGPDRMGEVLAFGKVDGGTVEAKITDPVFYDKDGEKQNV, encoded by the coding sequence ATGAGCACCCGTCTTCCCGCCGGTGGCCGCCTGATCGACCGATCCAGAACCATCGGGTTCTCCTTTAATGGCAAGCAATATCAGGGCTTTGCCGGTGACAGCCTCGCCGCCGCCCTTCTGGCGAATAACCATGTGGTTATGGGCCGCAGCTTCAAGTATCACCGCCCGCGCGGCGTGGTGGCGTCCGGCGCCGAGGAGCCCAACGCGCTCGTCGGTCTGGGCGAGGGGGGCCGGTTCGAGCCCAACCAGCGCGCCACCACCACCGAGCTGTTCGACGGCCTGAAGGCCATCAGCCAGAACCACTGGCCCAGCCTCGATTTCGACATCGGCGCCATCAACGCCGCCCTCTCCCGCTTCCTGCCCGCGGGCTTCTACTACAAGACCTTCATCCACCCCCGCGCCGCCTGGAAACACCTGTTCGAGCCCTTCATCCGCAAGTCCGCAGGCCTCGGCAAACCGTCCAACCCCGGCGATCCCGACCGCTACGAGCACGCTTTCGTCCACACCGACCTGCTGATCATCGGCGGCGGCATCGCGGGCCTGCAAGCGGCCCTCACGGCCGCCGGCACAGGCGCCAAGGTGCTGCTGCTGGAGCAGGAGGCCCACTGGGGCGGCCGCGCCCCCGTCGATGGCGCCGAGATCGAGGGCGCGCCAGCCCAGGAGTGGATCAACGACGCGATCCAAACCCTTGAATCCGCGCCAAATGTCACCCTGCGCAATCGCTGCATGGGCTCCGGCGTCTACGACCACGGCTACGCCCTTGCCTACGAGCGGTGCACCGATCACGCCCCCGGCGCCGCAGGCCCCCGCCACCGTCTCTGGCGCATCCGCGCAGGCCAGATCATCACCGCCACCGGCGCCCTAGAGCGCCCTCTCAGCTTCCCCGGCAACGACCGCCCCGGTGTCATGCTCGCCTCCGCCCTGCGCGACTACATCGTCAACTACGGTGTCTCTCCAGGCGACCGGGTGGTCATCGTGACCAACAACGATGACGCGTATCGCACCGCCCTGGCGGTTAAGAACTCGGGCCTCACGGTGCCCTGTATCCTCGATGCAAGACCCTCATCCGAGGGCCCGCTGGCCCAAGCCTGCCGCGAGGCCGGCATAAGGGTCGAATCAGGCAAGGCCATCGCTGCTGTAGGAATGCGCGGTAAGCGACTGAAATCCGTCGATATTTGTGCCCAGGCCGGCGAGGGCGCGGTGCTCGAAACAGTCGAATGCGAGGCCGTCGCTATGTCGGGCGGCTGGTCTCCCGTGGTCCACCTCTGGAGCCACTGTGGCGGTAAGCTATTGTGGTCAGAAGAAAATTTCCACTTCTACCCCGATGTCACCCGCTTCCCCACCGGCGATGGGGGGCAGCAATACGTTCGCACCGCCGGCATCGCCTCCGGTGCGATGCTCACCCATCAAGTGCTTGAAGACGCGAGCAAAAATGCCGTCGCTGCTCTCGCAGACCTCGGCCATGCCGCCCAAAGCTGGCGCCCCTCCCGCACCGGTCAGGAAGAGGCCCCAATGGCCCCGGTCTGGGTCATGCCGCAGGGTGCATCGAAGGCCAAAAAATCCAAGATGTGGCTGGACTTCCAGAACGACGTTAAAGTGTCCGATGTGGAGCTTGCCGCGCAGGAGGGCTATCAGTCGGTCGAGCACACCAAGCGCTACACCACCCTCGGCATGGCGACAGACCAAGGAAAACTCAGCAACATCAACGGCCTCGCCGTGCTCTCCGGCGCGCTCAACCAGCCCATCCCGCAGACCGGCACCACCACCTTCCGTCCGCCCTATACCCCCATTTCAATGGGCGTCATCGCCGGGCCCGGCACCGGCAACACCTTCCAACCGTTGAGAAAAACCCCGATGCACGACTGGCACGAAGCCCATGGCGCGGCCTGGGAGCCGGTAGGCCAGTGGCGGCGGCCCTACTGCTACCCGAAGGCGGGCGAAAGCCGCGAGGCCGCCGTCTCAAGAGAGGTCCGTAATACCCGGGAATCGCTCGGACTTCTCGATGCCAGCACCCTCGGAAAGATCCTCGTCACCGGCCCCGACGCGGGCAAGTTCCTCGACATGCTCTACACCAACATGATGAGCACCCTGAAGCCGGGCAAATGCCGCTATGGGCTGATGTGCAACGAAAACGGCTTCCTGATGGATGACGGCGTGGTCGCAAAGCTCAATGAAAACAGCTACCTGGTCCATACCACCTCGGGCGGTGCCGATCACATCCACGCCCATATGGAAGACTGGCTGCAATGCGAGTGGTGGGATTGGAAGGTCTACACCGCCAACCTCACCGAGCAATATGCCCAGATCGCCGTGGTCGGCCCCAACGCGCGGAAACTGCTCGAAAAACTCGGCGACATGGATGTCGGCAAGGAGGCGCTGCCCTTCATGGCCCATGCCGAGGGCACCCTCGCCGGCCTGCCGGTGCGCGCCTTCCGCATCAGCTTTTCCGGCGAGCTCAGCTACGAAATCGCCGTGCCCGCCAACCGGGGCCTCGAGCTATGGGAAAAGCTCGTAGAGGCCGGAAAAGAATGGAACATCACCCCCTACGGCACCGAGGCGCTGCACGTGATGCGCGCCGAAAAGGGGTTCATCATGATCGGGGACGAGACCGACGGCACCGTCATTCCACAGGATCTTAACCTCCATTGGGCAATCTCGAAGAAGAAGGCCGATTTCCTCGGCAAACGCGCACAGGAGCGCAGCCACATGGCCAGCCCGGACCGCTGGAAGCTGGTCGGGCTCGAAACCATTGATGGCTCGGTGCTGCCCGACGGCGCCTATGCGCTGGGGGAGGGCACCAACGAGAACGACCAGCGCGTGACCCAGGGCCGCGTGACATCGACCTACCACTCGCCCACCCTCGGCCGCGGTATCGCCATGGGGCTGGTCCACAACGGACCGGACCGAATGGGTGAGGTGCTGGCCTTCGGAAAGGTCGATGGCGGCACGGTGGAAGCAAAAATCACCGATCCGGTGTTTTATGACAAGGACGGGGAGAAGCAGAATGTCTGA
- a CDS encoding sarcosine oxidase subunit delta translates to MLKFTCPYCGIEASETELSAGGEAHLKRFGPGDSDEDFEAYLFLRKNPKGVHLERWRHAMGCGKWFLAARHTATLEVFGTYPAQSHEPPAEILDRIRAKYPEALK, encoded by the coding sequence ATGCTCAAATTCACCTGCCCCTATTGCGGCATCGAGGCCTCCGAAACCGAGCTGTCCGCCGGGGGCGAGGCCCATCTCAAGCGGTTCGGCCCGGGGGACTCCGACGAGGATTTCGAGGCCTATCTCTTCCTGCGCAAGAACCCCAAGGGCGTGCATCTGGAGCGTTGGCGCCACGCGATGGGCTGTGGCAAGTGGTTCCTCGCCGCCCGCCACACTGCCACGCTGGAGGTCTTCGGCACCTATCCCGCGCAAAGCCATGAACCGCCCGCCGAGATCCTCGACAGGATCCGCGCCAAATACCCGGAGGCCCTCAAATGA